From the genome of Helicobacter pylori:
TGCGCTACACTGATACTGATCCATACAATAATCACCATAAAACTCACCACATTGATCAAGCTTGCCATGATTTTTTCTGGTGCAAACGCTTCGGTAAGCATGCCAATAAGTGTAACCCCTAAAGATAAATACAAAGCATAAGTGGGCGTGCCAGAAGCGTTAAGTTTAGCAAAAAGGGGGAAAAACATCTTTTTTTGGCTTAAGCCATAAATCATCCTCCCTGAAGCGTATAGCCCAGAATTAGCGGTGGATAAAATCGCAGTGACAATGACAAAATTCATAATATCTGCCGCATAAGGGATGCCCACGCCCAAAAAGGGTAAGGGGATTTTTTCTAAAGCGCTCACAAAAGGGCTTTGCGTCAAACCACTATCCGTCATGGGCAAAAACACCGATACCACAAACACCGCCCCTAAAAAGAAAAACACGATCCGCCATAAAGTCGCTTTAATCGCTTTAGGCATGACTTTTTTCGCGTCTTTAGTTTCTCCTGCTGCAACGCCGATAATCTCTGTGCCCGTGTAAGCAAAAATCACCGCTAAAATCGCTCCAAAGAACGCTCCCACGCCTTTAGGGAAAAAGCCTTTTTCTAGCCCTTGAGTCTCCCCGTTAAAATAGAAATTAGCGAACACGCCTTCAAAACCATGCAAATAAAACGAATAAACAATGCCAATGCACCCAAGCACAATAAACACAAAGACCGCTAAAACTTTGATGGTGCTGAGCAAAAATTCGCCTGTGGCAAAAATTTTAACCGAAAAGAAATTCAACAAAAATAAAAGCACAATGCATGCGATGACCCACACATACACAGGAATAGTCGGGAACCATCGTTGCATAAGCAAGCCTATGGCGATGTATTCCACGGCCACGGTTAAAACCCAGCTCAGCCAATACATCCAAAAGACCATATACCCTGTGCTTGGGTTAATAAAACGGCTCGCATAATCCCCAAAACTCCCTGTAGTGGGATACACGCTCGCTAATTCCCCCAAAGATAAAACAATAGAATAGACAATAATCCCTCCAATCAAATACGCTAAAAGCGTGGCTAAAGGCCCTGCGCTAGCGATATTCCCCCCTGTGCCTACAAAAAGCCCGGTGCCAATCGTTCCCCCTAAAGCGATCATCATCAATTGGTTGAAGCTAATGTCCCTGCTTAAAGTCGTGTTGTCTTTCATAAACGCATCCTTTAATCGTTAGGTAAATTCTATTTTAAATCCCAACCAACAATTACAAAATAATAAGAAAATGAATAACAAACAAAATGAATTCTATTGTGTAAAAGGGTAATACTATTTAGCTTTTTAAAAGAAAGATACCCAATCGTTTAATGGAGTGAGTATAATCATAACTGACACTACTATTTAAAGGATTAACATGACTATTGGGCTAGTCAAAGAAAGCATGGATTTAGAATCACGAGTGGCTTTGGTACCTGATGATGTGGCGCTAATCACTCAAAAGGGCGTGGGGGTTTTAGTGGAAAATCATGCCGGCACTAATAGCGGTTATAGTAACGAAGCGTATGAGAGCGTGGGGGCTAAAATCGTGGATTCTAAAACAGCGTGGGGGCAGGATTTGGTGGTCAAATGCAAAGAACCTTTAGAGCATGAATACCCTTTGTTGAAAGAAAAAGCCACGCTGTTTAGTTATTTGGATCTAGCGTATCAAAAAAGCTTGTGCGAAATGTTTATAGATAAAAAAATCACTTCCATTTGCACTGAAACCATTGCCGGGCCTAAAAACGACTACCCTATTTTAGCACCTATGAGCGTGGTGGCTGGGAGGTTGGCTGCGCATTTAATCCAGCATTATTTACTGGCTTTAGAGCATGTTAAGGGCTTTATGGGTAAGGGGGTCATGCTTGGGGGGTTATCGGGTGCACAAAGGGCTAAAATTGTCGTGGTTGGGGGCGGTGTGGTTGGCATGGAGAGCGCGAAAGTGTTGAGCCAAATGGGGGCTAAAGTAACGATTTTAGAATTAGACTACGCTAAATTGCAAAACCACCCCTATTACCATTTGTATGATTTAGAAGTTTTAAGCGTGAATGAAGCCAATATCATTCAGGCTTTAAGCGGAGCGGTGGGGCTAGTGGGAGCGGTGTTAGTTACAGCGAGCCAAACCCCTAAAGTGATCTTAAGAAGGCATTTAAAACGCATGCAAAAACAAGGGGTAGTGATAGATGTGGCTTGCGATTTAGGGGGGTGCATAGAAACCATACACCAAACAAGCCATTCTAACCCGGTGTATGTGGAAGAGGGTTTGTTGCATTATGGCGTGCCTAACATGCCAGGGATTGCCGCTAAAACAAGCTCTGTAGCTTATAGCCATGCGAGCGTGCCGTATTTGTTGTATTATTTAGAGCATGGCTTGAAAGGCTTTTTAAAAGCCAACACCAAAATCGTGGCAAACACCCTTGGAGGCTTGAGCGCTTATAACGGCTATATCACCCAAGAAGGCATCGCTAAAGCTTTCAATCTAGCGTTTAAATCGCCTTTAGAGGTTTTAAAAGAGCTTTAAAAATAGGCTGTAAAAAAGGGCATGGCGATAAACCATGCGTCTTAATGCGTGGAAATATTTCAAAAAAAAAACACTTTTTAATGTTATAATCCATTCAAAACACGCAAAGGGGTTTTTATGGCAAACGAAAGCATTGAAGGCAAGGCCTATCAATTAAAAGATATTTTAGCTACAGAACTTAGTGCTTATTACCAAATCCCTACCTACCAACGCCCTTACCAATGGACAGAAAAAAACTGCGAAAAGCTTTTAGACGATTTGTTTTCTAGCTATGAATATAAAGAAAGCGATTATTTTTGCGGTTCATTAGTTTTAATCGCAATTGACATAGATTCCAAAACCAACGCTACAACCTATGACATTGTAGATGGCCAGCAACGCTTAAGCACTTTCATTCTGCTTGCAAAAGTTTTAGTTACTCTCTATGATAAAGTTTTAAACGATAAAGTTTTAAACAAAACTAGCAGAGATTTTTTAGAAAAGAGTTTGGGCGATACTGATGGAGAAAAAAGAAAGCGGTTGATTTTTGATACTATAGGGCTTAACGCTGAAAAAGATTTTCAAAATGCCTTAGATTTTTTTGACGATCTTGATGCAAGCAAGGGTGAGAATAGCAAGAGCAACGACCCAAGCAAGGGTAAGAACAGCTACTTGAAAAATGCGATTTGTTTAAAAAACTATCTTGAAAAGAAAGAGATTGAGAACATTAACGATTTCATTAGATGGCTGTATCTTAAGGTCATATTTATCAAAACCACTTGCTCCAATATAAGTATGGCGTTAAGGATTTTTGGTGTTTTAAACGCTAGGGGTTTGCCCTTGCATGCGATAGATGTTTTTAAGGTGGAGTTGTTAAAAAACTCGCTAAAGAAAAGGATCAAGAAGAGTTTGTATCTCGGTGGAATGACTTGTATCAAAAATGCTTGGATAATGAGTTAAAAATTCTAAAGGATTTAGAAAAAAAGAAAAAAAGAAAAAAAGAAAAGAGAAAAAACAAGATAGAAATGCCGCAGAAACATTGTTCAGTTGGTATTTAGACTATCTTAATCCGGTAACTGGTGGGAAAAAAATGGAAGAAAGACTTGCCGATCAGTTTGAAAAGCTTGATAAAACCCCTTTAGAATACCTTAAGAGCGTAGAAGATTTTTACAACGCTTATTGTAAAATTTTGGAAATGTCGGATCGATACGCCCACTTGCTTTCTTATGTGGCTACGGATTCTTGGCGTGTCATTTTGTGCACCAGCATATTGCACAACTATAGCCAAAGCGAGATAGAGACTTTAAAAGAATTGCTAGTCAAGTTTTATTACCAAAATTGGGTTGCAGAGCAAAAAGAGCCTAAAAAACAAACTAATTGCAACATTATTAAAGCCCTAAAAGAAAAGAAAAGCGTAGAAGACATCGCTTCTATTGTGAAAAAATATTTAGATGAAAAAAATATCACGCAAAATTTTAGAGAAAAACTAAAAGATGACCATTTGTATGAAAAACACAAAAAAAGTTCAAAAAGTTCATGGCTCAGACCCATTCTCATTTTAGTGGAATATTTCATGAGCGATGATCCTAGACCTAAACGCATTCAAACGAACGATTTTCATGTTGAACACATCTTGCCTCAAAAGCCCGATCCCTCAAGCCAATGGGCGAAGGATTTTAGCGAAGAAGAAAGGGAGTGCTACACGCATTCTTTAGCCAACCTCACGCTTTTAGGGGGCAAGAAAAACAAAGAAGCTTCAAATTTGGATTTCAAAGATAAAAAGAAAATCTACATGGGAGAAGAAAAGAAAACTTTTAGAGCGATGACTTGTTATGACACCACCAAAGACATTGCACACCATTACACAGAATGGACACCCAAAAGCTTAGAAAAAAGAGAAAAAGAGCTGATTGAAATCATTGAGAGCGTTTTAACGCTCTAGGGACACGCCCCTAGAAAGTGAACACATAATTCACATACCATGAATACACGCGCCTAAACCCTATATCCAAATTTTTTGCAGTGATATAGGGGTTTTTCTTCAGCATGGGGAATTTCACGCCCGCTTCAATGCTAGAATGCTTTAAGATCCTTAAGCGAGCCCCCACATTGAATAAAAATTGGAAAGAAGTGGCTTTTTTGCTCACAAGGGCTTGCTCCACTAAAATACCCTCAAAGCTCGGTGTTGCCATAAGCCATGAATTGCCGGCTAATTGCACCCCACCAAAAGCCCCCAAACTCATGATGCCGTTATTGATGACATTGACCATCACATCCATAGCCCCCCCATAAGTGAGCATGTTTGGCTCAAAGGTTTTGGGATCGGCAATGTTTGTTAAACGATTGATTTCTTGTTTCCCAAGAATTTGACCTGCTACTTGTGCCGCTTCGCTGTTATAGTTGGGGTTTTTAAGCCTAATAGAATTGGCATGGGCGTAGTCAAAAAACCCATAAAGGCGCAAGCCAAAGTGTTTTTCAAAGAAAAATTGATACCCTAAAAGCGCATCAAAGCCCTTGATAGTAGCGTTAGTGGCTTGTTTTTGAGAATTAATATCCGCATGCATTTGGGCTTGTCCTTGCAAATAACCCGCCCCTAAAAAAACGCCATTACCATCCATAGCTAGTAGCGTGCTCATAGACACAACCAAAGCTAACAAAGGTTTAGAAAAAAATCTATTCATGTATGATTCCTTAACATAATGCTTACATTTTTAAAAAGAATACCCAAAAAACAATTAAAAACGATTAAAAAATGAAACATTAATAAAAATAAAAACTTCTTATGAATTTCACATAAGATTAATAAAAAGCGGCTAAAACCCTTTTTTTTAAAATTTTGTTTCAAGCTTTAAGCTACAATATACGCATGAAAGATTCACATCAAACTATCGGCGTGTTTGTGCGGCCCACTCATTATCAAAACCCTCTTTTTAAAAAGCTAGAGCAAGCTAAAGAATGGGTTTTAAAGCTTTTAGAAGATGAAGGGTTTGAAAGCTTCATGATTGATAGCCTTGATGGAGCAAAAGATGAGCGGTTGATAGAAAAAGCTTATGCGTTTTTATGTTTAGGGGGCGATGGCACGATTTTAGGGGCTTTAAGAATGACGCATTCTTACAATAAGCCATGTTTTGGGGTTAGAATAGGGAATTTAGGGTTTTTGAGTGCGGTTGAATTGAATGGTTTGAAAGGTTTCTTACAAGATCTCAAGCACAACAGAATCAAATTAGAAGAGCATTTGGCTTTAGAGGGCCGTATCGGGAAAACCTCTTTTTATGCGATCAATGAAATTGTGATCGCCAAAAAAAAAGCTTTAGGGGTTTTAGACATCCAAGCTTATGTGGGCCATACGCCCTTTAACACCTATAAAGGCGATGGGCTTATCATTGCCACGCCCCTAGGCTCAACCGCTTATAATTTGAGCGCTCATGGACCCATTGTGCATGCTTTAAGCCAAAGCTATATTTTAACGCCCTTGTGCGATTTTTCTTTAACGCAACGCCCTTTAGTGCTAGGAGCGGAATTTTGTTTGAATTTTTGCACTCATGAAGACGCTCTTGTGGTCATTGATGGGCAAGCCACCTATGATTTAAGAGCCAACCAACCCCTATACATTCAAAAAAGCCCCACGACCACCAAACTCTTACAAAAAAATTCA
Proteins encoded in this window:
- a CDS encoding amino acid permease, with the protein product MKDNTTLSRDISFNQLMMIALGGTIGTGLFVGTGGNIASAGPLATLLAYLIGGIIVYSIVLSLGELASVYPTTGSFGDYASRFINPSTGYMVFWMYWLSWVLTVAVEYIAIGLLMQRWFPTIPVYVWVIACIVLLFLLNFFSVKIFATGEFLLSTIKVLAVFVFIVLGCIGIVYSFYLHGFEGVFANFYFNGETQGLEKGFFPKGVGAFFGAILAVIFAYTGTEIIGVAAGETKDAKKVMPKAIKATLWRIVFFFLGAVFVVSVFLPMTDSGLTQSPFVSALEKIPLPFLGVGIPYAADIMNFVIVTAILSTANSGLYASGRMIYGLSQKKMFFPLFAKLNASGTPTYALYLSLGVTLIGMLTEAFAPEKIMASLINVVSFMVIIVWISISVAQYRFRKEYLALGKFLKDLPYKAPLNPLIQIIGISGCLVGLIGAYMDANERIGGYLTLVFMGLCYGAYYLSKDKWGYQQEKGI
- a CDS encoding alanine dehydrogenase, whose protein sequence is MTIGLVKESMDLESRVALVPDDVALITQKGVGVLVENHAGTNSGYSNEAYESVGAKIVDSKTAWGQDLVVKCKEPLEHEYPLLKEKATLFSYLDLAYQKSLCEMFIDKKITSICTETIAGPKNDYPILAPMSVVAGRLAAHLIQHYLLALEHVKGFMGKGVMLGGLSGAQRAKIVVVGGGVVGMESAKVLSQMGAKVTILELDYAKLQNHPYYHLYDLEVLSVNEANIIQALSGAVGLVGAVLVTASQTPKVILRRHLKRMQKQGVVIDVACDLGGCIETIHQTSHSNPVYVEEGLLHYGVPNMPGIAAKTSSVAYSHASVPYLLYYLEHGLKGFLKANTKIVANTLGGLSAYNGYITQEGIAKAFNLAFKSPLEVLKEL
- a CDS encoding outer membrane protein, which translates into the protein MNRFFSKPLLALVVSMSTLLAMDGNGVFLGAGYLQGQAQMHADINSQKQATNATIKGFDALLGYQFFFEKHFGLRLYGFFDYAHANSIRLKNPNYNSEAAQVAGQILGKQEINRLTNIADPKTFEPNMLTYGGAMDVMVNVINNGIMSLGAFGGVQLAGNSWLMATPSFEGILVEQALVSKKATSFQFLFNVGARLRILKHSSIEAGVKFPMLKKNPYITAKNLDIGFRRVYSWYVNYVFTF
- a CDS encoding NAD(+)/NADH kinase — its product is MKDSHQTIGVFVRPTHYQNPLFKKLEQAKEWVLKLLEDEGFESFMIDSLDGAKDERLIEKAYAFLCLGGDGTILGALRMTHSYNKPCFGVRIGNLGFLSAVELNGLKGFLQDLKHNRIKLEEHLALEGRIGKTSFYAINEIVIAKKKALGVLDIQAYVGHTPFNTYKGDGLIIATPLGSTAYNLSAHGPIVHALSQSYILTPLCDFSLTQRPLVLGAEFCLNFCTHEDALVVIDGQATYDLRANQPLYIQKSPTTTKLLQKNSRDYFKVLKEKLLWGESPSKKR